A genome region from Littorina saxatilis isolate snail1 linkage group LG16, US_GU_Lsax_2.0, whole genome shotgun sequence includes the following:
- the LOC138949914 gene encoding serine/threonine-protein phosphatase 6 regulatory ankyrin repeat subunit A-like, producing MEAEYKQRLRLNWTFLEEHLEVDQVVEHCFQHNVLKMSDRERIKAVPSRPDRVFKFLDILMAKPGDRGYEVLLEVLCLPDVGQQFIKMRLEETELNQEEDQSKVEINREASLFTSTPAYRDALQLLEDSGLLFITGPASSGKTSIATALLRHYQQQDRTPLVLHRYEEFRQHVGEDRKQVILDFVQSVDTNVSLKDIFTDGTSVMSASSYERNARALVDELMNAVQTGDEESLRDLLHRGVSAMSKDDDGNLPLHQASKCGNVEYAKKNVAEPIALQMFENDEEGEPEYYTVLELSCIKGHAKVVSVLLETGMDIGTQSHDRMHPLHFACVMGHDKVVSVLLKAGADVEGEAKDKFRPLHLACKMGHDKVVSVLLDADADVEAEAKDKFRPLHLACKMGHDKVVPVLLGASADVEAEDEDKSRPLHCACMMGHDKVVSVLLVAGADVEAEAKDKFRPLHVACMMGHNKVVSVLLGAGADVEADNEHKFHPLHYACMMGHDKVVSVLLDAGADVEAEYEDKLHPLHFACRMGHDKVVQLLISAGCSVTTEADNLSTPLHCACESGDCVSARMLLERGALLEARDGDGKTPLNTACYGGHRELTLMLLDHGADIQTTDNLGNSPLHSACLKGHTDVALVLINRVLNIDQTDIAGKTALYKACWQGKVDTVKMLLEKGADSHIANKHGITPLHTACWNGHTDTALILINSGADINTTDTYGETALYKACWQEKVDTVKMLLEKGADPHIADKRGSTPLHAACWNGHTDTALILINSGVAINTTDPAGETALLKACWQGKVDTVKMLLEKGADPHIAHKNGRSPLHFSCYKGHTDVARVLIDKGVKIDKRGMAGKTALYEACSQGKVETVRMLLGKGADRQIKDNDGRLPLHEAFQNKHTDTAYFLVSYPNKGAKTALNEENALLLACLQGQIETVEILLKNTADKKCTKFRDLSPLHIASLCENNDLVKMLITKGVDVDKRDRYGETALYKACSQGNVDTVKMLLEKGASMEIANKHGITPLHTACWNGHTDTSLILINSGANIDTTDTYGKTALYKACWQGKVDTVKMLLEKGANPQVANKKLGITPLQTACWNGHTETALTLINSGAKIDTTSTGGETALFKACCQGKVDTVKMLLEKGASMKIANKHGIKPLHIACWSGHTDTALILINSGANIDTTDTAKQTALLKACWQGKVDTVKMLLEKRASMEIANKHGIKPLHIACWSGHTDTALILINSGANIDTTDACGETALFKACWQGKVDTVKMLLEKGADPHIAKADCTTLLHAACYHGHTDIARMLINKGVNIDRTDTAGQTALYQACWKGKVDTVKMLRDKGANCHISSRQGLTPLHIACRENHEAVVRLLLSWGVNTRARDKKGKTALELAKKKQFHKIADMFESGMV from the exons ATGGAGGCAGAATACAAGCAAAGGCTCCGGCTTAACTGGACCTTCTTGGAAGAACATCTGGAAGTTGACCAAGTCGTGGAACACTGCTTCCAGCACAATGTGCTGAAAAtgtctgacagagaaaggaTCAAGGCAGTACCTTCACGACCTGACAGGGTTTTCAAATTCTTGGATATCCTCATGGCCAAACCTGGTGACCGAGGCTACGAGGTTCTGCTAGAAGTTCTGTGTCTTCCAGACGTTGGCCAGCAGTTCATTAAAATGCGACTGGAAGAGACTGAGCTAAACCAGGAGGAAG aCCAGAGTAAAGTGGAGATCAACCGTGAAGCCAGCCTGTTCACATCTACCCCAGCCTACAGGGACGCCTTGCAGCTACTGGAAGACAGCGGACTGCTCTTCATCACAGGACCTGCCAGCAGCGGTAAGACATCCATCGCGACAGCCTTACTGCGTCACTACCAGCAGCAGGACAGGACGCCCCTCGTTCTTCACCGCTACGAGGAGTTCAGACAGCACGTGGGAGAGGACCGCAAGCAGGTGATCCT AGACTTCGTTCAAAGTGTTGATACAAATGTATCGCTGAAGGACATATTCACAGATGGAACTTCAGTCATGTCAGCATCATCTTATGAACGCAATGCTCGAGCGCTTGTTGACGAATTAATGAACGCGGTCCAGACTGGTGACGAGGAAAGTCTTCGTGACTTGCTTCACCGCGGAGTTAGCGCCATGTCTAAGGACGACGATGGGAACCTTCCCCTGCACCAGGCCAGCAAGTGTGGCAACGTGGAG tacgCAAAAAAGAACGTTGCTGAGCCCATAGCGTTACAAATGTTTGAAAACGACGAGGAGGGTGAGCCAGAATATTATACCGTCCTAGAGTTGTCATGCATCAAAGGTCACGCCAAGGTGGTGTCTGTTCTTTTGGAAACAGGGATGGACATTGGGACGCAAAGCCATGACAGAATGCACCCACTGCACTTTGCTTGTGTCATGGGCCATGACAAGGTGGTGTCTGTACTTCTTAAAGCTGGTGCTGATGTTGAGGGAGAGGCTAAAGACAAATTCCGCCCACTGCACTTGGCATGTAAGATGGGCCATGACAAGGTGGTGTCTGTACTtcttgatgctgatgctgatgttgAGGCAGAGGCTAAAGACAAATTCCGCCCACTGCACTTGGCATGTAAGATGGGCCATGACAAGGTGGTGCCTGTACTTCTTGGTGCTAGTGCTGATGTTGAGGCAGAGGATGAAGACAAATCCCGCCCATTGCACTGTGCATGTATGATGGGCCATGACAAGGTGGTGTCTGTACTTCTTGTTGCTGGTGCTGATGTTGAGGCAGAGGCTAAAGACAAATTCCGCCCACTGCACGTTGCATGTATGATGGGCCATAACAAGGTGGTGTCTGTACTTCTTGGTGCTGGTGCTGATGTTGAGGCAGATAATGAACACAAATTCCACCCACTGCACTATGCATGTATGATGGGCCATGACAAGGTGGTGTCTGTACTTCTTGATGCTGGTGCTGATGTTGAGGCAGAGTATGAAGACAAACTCCACCCACTGCACTTTGCATGTCGAATGGGTCATGACAAGGTGGTGCAGCTGCTGATCAGTGCTGGTTGCAGTGTGACAACAGAAGCAGATAACCTTTCCACACCATTACACTGTGCATGTGAGAGTGGTGACTGTGTGTCAGCCAGGATGTTGCTTGAGCGTGGCGCCCTGCTTGAAGCAAGGGATGGTGATGGTAAAACTCCTCTCAACACGGCGTGCTATGGAGGTCACAGGGAACTCACACTCATGTTACTTGACCATGGTGCGGATATTCAAACTACAGACAATCTGGGTAATAGTCCACTCCACAGCGCCTGTCTTAAAGGACACACTGACGTAGCCTTGGTGTTGATCAACAGAGTCCTGAACATAGACCAAACAGACATAGCTGGGAAAACAGCGTTATACAAAGCATGCTGGCAGGGAAAGGTGGACACCGTCAAgatgttgctggagaaaggaGCTGACTCACACATTGCAAACAAACACGGTATCACACCCTTACACACAGCATGTTGGAATGGACATACTGACACAGCGCTGATACTGATCAACAGTGGTGCTGACATTAATACAACAGACACATACGGAGAAACTGCTCTGTACAAAGCATGCTGGCAGGAAAAGGTGGACACTGTTAAgatgttgctggagaaaggaGCTGACCCACACATTGCAGACAAACGCGGTTCCACACCCTTACATGCTGCATGTTGGAATGGACATACTGACACAGCACTGATACTGATCAACAGTGGTGTTGCCATTAATACAACAGACCCAGCTGGGGAAACTGCTCTGTTAAAAGCATGCTGGCAGGGAAaggtggacactgtcaagatgttgctggagaaaggagctgacccacacattgcacacaaaaacggcaGATCACCTCTGCACTTTTCTTGTTATAAAGGACACACTGATGTAGCACGTGTACTTATAGACAAAGGTGTGAAGATAGACAAAAGAGGCATGGCTGGGAAGACAGCATTGTATGAAGCTTGCAGTCAGGGGAAGGTGGAAACTGTTAGGATGTTGCTGGGGAAAGGCGCTGACAGAcagatcaaagacaatgacgggCGGCTACCATTGCATGAAGCCTTTCAAAataaacatacagacacagcgTATTTTCTAGTCAGCTATCCAAACAAAGGTGCAAAAACAGCTTTAAATGAAGAAAACGCTCTGTTGTTAGCATGTTTGCAGGGACAGATTGAAACCGTGGAAATCTTGCTGAAGAATACGGCTgacaaaaaatgtacaaaattcAGGGACCTGTCTCCGCTGCACATTGCTTCTTTGTGTGAAAACAACGACTTGGTGAAGATGTTGATCACCAAGGGGGTAGATGTTGATAAGAGGGACAGGTATGGAGAAACCGCTCTGTATAAGGCATGCAGTCAGGGTAAcgtggacactgtcaagatgttgctggagaaaggaGCCTCCATGGAGATTGCTAATAAACACGGTATCACACCCTTACACACTGCATGTTGGAATGGACATACTGACACATCGCTGATACTGATCAACAGCGGTGCTAACATTGATACAACAGACACATACGGAAAAACTGCTCTGTACAAAGCATGCTGGCAGGGAAaggtggacactgtcaagatgttgctggagaaaggaGCTAACCCACAGGTTGCAAATAAAAAACTCGGTATCACACCTTTACAAACGGCATGTTGGAATGGACACACTGAAACAGCACTGACACTGATCAACAGCGGTGCTAAAATTGATACAACAAGCACAGGTGGAGAAACTGCTCTGTTCAAAGCATGCTGTCAGGGAAaggtggacactgtcaagatgttgctggagaaaggaGCCTCCATGAAGATTGCTAATAAACACGGTATCAAACCCTTACACATTGCATGTTGGAGTGGCCATACTGACACAGCACTGATACTGATCAACAGCGGTGCTAACATTGATACAACAGACACAGCCAAGCAAACTGCTCTGCTCAAGGCATGCTGGCAGGGAAaggtggacactgtcaagatgttgctggaGAAAAGAGCCTCCATGGAGATTGCTAATAAACACGGTATCAAACCCTTACACATTGCATGTTGGAGTGGCCATACTGACACAGCGCTGATACTGATCAACAGCGGTGCTAACATTGATACAACAGACGCATGTGGAGAAACGGCTCTGTTCAAAGCATGCTGGCAGGGAAaggtggacactgtcaagatgttgctggagaaaggaGCTGACCCTCACATTGCAAAGGCGGATTGTACAACACTTCTCCATGCTGCTTGTTACCACGGACACACTGACATAGCGCGCATGTTGATCAATAAAGGTGTGAACATAGACAGAACAGACACAGCCGGACAAACTGCGCTGTATCAGGCCTGCTGGAAAGGAAaggtggacactgtcaagatgttgcgGGACAAAGGTGCTAACTGTCATATCTCATCGAGACAAGGCCTGACACCGCTGCACATAGCTTGCCGTGAAAACCACGAGGCTGTAGTCAGACTGCTGTTGTCCTGGGGAGTCAACACCAGAGCTAGAGATAAGAAGGGTAAAACAGCAttggaacttgcgaagaaaaaACAGTTTCATAAAATAGCAGATATGTTTGAATCGGGGATGGTgtaa